AGCGAAAGCTGGGTTCAAAGTCGCTGTTCTCGAAACCTTGGCTTGTGATACTCCCAGGAAGTTGCGACGATGTCGAAGCGAACGTGCCAGTCCTTTCAGCTCGAGAAGAAGGTGGAGATACTGTCGGAGATAAATGCTGGCAAGCTATCGAAGACTGCCATCGCAAAGAAGTTTGGAATCGCCAAAAGCACGTTGTCGGGAATCCTGAAGGACACCTCTCGTATACTGGAGACGTTCAACAGTGGTGAATTTGGACCCAAACTTAAGAGGATGCGGACAGCTGCCCATAAGGATGTGGAGGACGTCCTTGTCGCATGGATCCAGCGAGCACGAAGTGCCAACTTGCCAGTGAACGGTGTTGTGGTGCGCGCTAAGGCAGAGGAAATAGCCTCATGTTTGAACATTGACTTTTCGTGCAGCGATGGATGGCTCAACAGATTTCGAAGACGTCATGGTCTGATTTTTCGCGCCATCGTCGGGGAAGCTGCGGCAGTTGACGAGTCAGTGTGCGAGGACTGGCGATCGACGAGGATGAAGAAGCTGCTCGAGGAATACGAGCCAGCAAATGTGTACAACGTCGACGAGATCGCGCTCTATTACCAGCTTCTCCTGGAAAAGACGCTCACATTTGCTGGGGACACGTGTACGGGAAGTAAGCACAGCAAGCTGCGTGTCACTGTGCTTGTCGGTGCCAACATGACCGGGACGGACAAGCTGAAGCTCTTAGTGATCGGGAAGGCGAAGTCCCCACGCTGTTTTAAGAACAAGAAGACTCTACCGGTAGCTTACGCATCTAACTCGAAGTCGTGGATGACCCAGGCACTTTTTGAACAATGGCTTCGTGAGATGGACCGACGGTTCGTGAGGGAGAACAGAAAAGTTATGATCCTAGTCGATAACTGCCCAGGTCATGGGAACGTCAGCGGGCTTTTCTCCATTCGGCTGGAATTTCTACCCCCAAACACAACTGCGAAGCTGCAACCAATGGACAAAGGGGTAATACGTAGCCTCAAGAGGCATTACAGGCGGTCTCTGCTTCAGCGAATGTTGCTGTGTATGGAAACCGGCAAGGAGTACCAAGTGAACCTGCTGAGTGCAATTCATCTTCTCTCGTGCGCATGGGAGAAAGTTTCCGAAACTACCAATGCAAACTGCTTCCGCCATGCGGGGTTTGTGACACACAGCTTCAGAAACCCCTGCAGAGAACAGTGTTGAGGAGCTGCCAGAAGATGACGATCCCAACCTGTTGTCTGATCTCAAGAGCGCTGGCATCTTCATGGACATGGTGGCATACGttaatgttgatgatgatgttgcCACTTGTCGAGATGACACAATGGAAGCCCTGATTGAAGAGACATGTACTGAGAAGCCATCAGAGACTGAAGCTGGAGCCATTGAGGAACAAGGCTGGAATGTAGAACCTACACTGGTGACCTGTGATGCTGCAGACGCTGCATTAAATGTGCTGTTGCAGTTCTTTGAGGAGCGCGAGCGTACTGACGTGTTTGTGAGGAACATTGGTCAAATGTCGAATTTTGTGACAACACAGCGCCTCTCTCAGCAGAGGCAAGAAAAACTGACTGATTGGTTCAGTTCGTTAAAAAGCACACAATAAAGCTTTTTTCATCCTTGTGAATCAAGTAGATGTTGTGATATGAACTCCTTTT
This portion of the Ornithodoros turicata isolate Travis chromosome 3, ASM3712646v1, whole genome shotgun sequence genome encodes:
- the LOC135389648 gene encoding tigger transposable element-derived protein 4-like, which encodes MSKRTCQSFQLEKKVEILSEINAGKLSKTAIAKKFGIAKSTLSGILKDTSRILETFNSGEFGPKLKRMRTAAHKDVEDVLVAWIQRARSANLPVNGVVVRAKAEEIASCLNIDFSCSDGWLNRFRRRHGLIFRAIVGEAAAVDESVCEDWRSTRMKKLLEEYEPANVYNVDEIALYYQLLLEKTLTFAGDTCTGSKHSKLRVTVLVGANMTGTDKLKLLVIGKAKSPRCFKNKKTLPVAYASNSKSWMTQALFEQWLREMDRRFVRENRKVMILVDNCPGHGNVSGLFSIRLEFLPPNTTAKLQPMDKGVIRSLKRHYRRSLLQRMLLCMETGKEYQVNLLTSETPAENSVEELPEDDDPNLLSDLKSAGIFMDMVAYVNVDDDVATCRDDTMEALIEETCTEKPSETEAGAIEEQGWNVEPTLVTCDAADAALNVLLQFFEERERTDVFEALVKKASRKIETAFSVPVPGTSMSEGYQSCGKWIANMRTAYNPESKILEALPEATHYMVRKSRKISKEKHMWAAPDPYQGHLLSEEHVNAALHFFTSDDLDCSVQSPRPRDVIQIKEGGVKPEAEMGQYQPM